Within Nostoc flagelliforme CCNUN1, the genomic segment AAAATCAGGGTGTTCATCGTTGATTTCAACTTCAATCAAATCTGCACACGTTGTAATAGTGGTTGCCCAATTGGGTAAAGTTTGTGCAATGGTCTTAGCGTAAAGTTTCATAATTGGTTCCTCTTCGATTAAGAGCTAAAAATCCTCGGCAATCTCCAACAAAAAGCCGCGTCCCGTGTTCTGCACTTGCACCAGTTCTTTATCCAGCAGTGTTTGAATAACTGAATCGGAGAATTGCAACTGAAGACGATGCAATGGAACACAACCGCCGCAAAGCTGAAGTGAACGCAGCAAATGATTTGCTCTACGGTCAAAACTATTTGTAGAATTAGCCATAGGTACTACCTCCAGTGATGGCTAATAATTGCTGTTGCCGAATTGCTATCTGCTGTTGATAAAAGTTAATCTCTGCGCGGATCTGTGAGAATAATTCCTGTGGGGAGAGTGGTTGAATTTGATTTTCCTGAAAGTGGAACAATTCATCAGAATTTTTCTTAGGCATCAGCGCATAGCGCCAGCCACCACCAAATTCTTCAGCTAATTCTGTACCCGAAGGGTAGTAATAAAGCCCCAGAATGATGCCATCAAAACAATTCAAAATGCAAAATTCAAAATGCAAAATTAATTCCTCCTTCTTCAATTTTGAATTTTGAATTAATAATTTTGAATTTGAGCGTTCGCGCAGCGTCTCGCAGAGAAGCGAATTGTACGCTGATCCAAAGCAAAGCGAGGGTAGTCCCAATGTTTGGGAATCGATATTGTGGGTTGCATAGATGTGAATAGGTGAATGAAGGGAAATAATCAGTGAGTAGTTACCAGTTATCAGTTAACAGTGTCGAATCTTGATAACTGTTAACTGTTAACTGATAACTGTTTGAATTACGCTGTGACTAACTCCGTTCTCTCCAACAGTCGTTGCAATTTATCGCCAGTTAACTGTTCTAACGGTTGCTCTAAAAAATATTCATCAAAAATGGATTTACCATCAGTAGACACGTCCAGTATTGACAGCGATTGAACTGCTGACATTGCCGAGTCACAGGGTATGCGCTGGGTAGAGTCTGCTGCGCGTGTGAACCACCAGTCGCCATCAGTCTGTCCGACTTCGCCCAGTTGAACGTCGTTGTGGTAAATGCCATCGTTGAGGATTTCGTAACCGTATTTCTCGCATTCGTTGAAAATCTGTGCCATGACTTCGTTACCAGTGGTAGAAGAGGACAAGGAGGAGGGTGCGGGGTGCATGGGAGAGAATCTTTCTCCTCTGCCCCCTACCCCCTGCCCAAGAGCTTCTTCTTGCACTGGCAGTGTGCCATCTTTGTAGTGAGTGCAGATGAAGCGATGACAGCGCATTACAGTGTTGGCACGAAATACTTCTTTGTCGTTGACCATGACTACCCAGCGTTGGGTTAAGTGGTTGTCGTCATGGCTGATGCTGGCTACCAGTTCATCATCAGCATAATATTCGTGATGGTAGAACGAGATTTCGACTATTCTCAATTGCTCCAGGGCAACTGCTTGGGTTGCGATGAACCCGTCGAGTTCGGCTTGAGCTTTGCTTTGTTCGTCTGGGGCAACAGTAGTGAGTTTCTGAATCTTGCTGGCTTGATATTCAGCGATCGCGCTAATCCAAGAATCTTTACAGCGTTTGTCGCTTACTTCGGCTGTACAAGCGATTTCGCTGTAGATTTGCTTGAGCCGCGCAATGGATTTCAGTTGCAGCTGTTGATGACTGTAGATGATATAAGTCATAATTAAAATTCCCTGTACGAGTGTATGGGTTTTTCAAAAGGCGATCGCACGAAGTTTCTCAGGCTGTGAGCGGTCGTCTTTTGTTATGTACCTATAATACTATTCTAGTTAGTAAAAATCAAGCAATATTCTGAATTTTCTGAGGTAATTTTACTAACGGACATCCGAGAAAATCCTCAATTTTAATAGAAAGTGCTTGGCATATACCTTCTAGCTTTTCAGTAGAAACTGTAGGTGCTGAGTTTCTTGGACTTGATTCTGGGTATTCTCCGCGCTCCAAATGTTGAATTAATTGATAAGCACAACCAGCTCGTTTAGCCAGAGACTGCATAGACTCTGTACCTCGTAAAATTTTCAGTTTTCTGCCTAATTCCTTATTCCATCGAATAGATGCGATTAAGCTTTTATCGATAATCATTAATTCATCACCCAATTCACCAATTGCATTAGTAGACATGATACAACAAAGTTACTAACGTTATTAGTGAAAAACACAAAACAACCCAATTAAAGTATGACTGCGATCGCTCGCAGTCTTTGCAATGCAATCAAAAAGGAGGCGAATAAACAAAGAATGATAAAACCTCAAACTTTGCAAGCGGTGTTTTACTAGGGGAAGTGAAAAACAACCCTAGTAAAAATCGCCGACGCAAGGGCGAGGGCAACGGTTCTATTCACTGTCCTGACTTTTCCCGTTAAGTCATGAAACAACGAAGCAGCAGGAGTTTCAGACTAGAGTATATTCTCAATAACTTAATATTAGTGACAATAAATCACGAGATAATAGGGCTTTGAGCTAGGGGTATAGCGATCGCTCAATCAAGGAGATAACGGGAAAAGTCAGATTCACTGGCGCACCATAACTAAGAACGGGAAGGATTACCCCCAGGCTTACTACCACTGGTAGGAAAACGGAGAGAAAAGGACAAAGTACATCCCTAAAAAATTACTAGGGGATATTCAAGAAGCCAACGCCGCTAAACGCCTAGTTGCAGAGATATTACGGCTGTTGGGGGTTGAGGTCAGCCCTAGTGATTTACTAGGGAATAACAAAATAAACCCTAGTAATAAAGCCTTAGAGATAAACCCTAGTAATGACATATCCCCTAGTAAAATGCGGCGGAATAAGGGGGAGGGGAGCGGTAGTATTCATTGGCGAACTGTTACTAAGAACGGCAAGGATTACCAGCAAGCTTATTATCACTATGAGTTCTGGAGTGCAGGCGATCGCTTGGTAAAGTCATCAAAGTATATTCCCAAGCGTTTGCTGAAGCGCGTTCAGCAGATGGAGCAACAGAAAGCGGGGGTTAGGGAGATATTGAAGGTTCTAAGGGTTTTGAGTAGCTAAGTGCGAATAGGATTTTCAGCAAAACACCAATTCAAGATTACTTGACCAATTTTCTCCCATTCTGTTCGCATATCTTCATCAACTATTTCAGCAAGTTTTTGGCAACTTATGATGAGATACTGAGCTAAGTCTGTTGAAACTATTGCATTACAGCATTCCTAGTGTAAGATGTATTAGCACATTTAGTTTTTGCTACTGCACGGCTGTGGTGACACAGGTGCTTGCCCTTGGAGTTAAACAGATGATTACAAGTGAGATGAGGTCAAAGGTTGACCGCCTTTGGGCAATCTTATTTATTAGTACGTAACTCTGTACTACCAGCCAATAAGGTGATCGCTCTATTCCTTTCCCAAGAAGGCATTAATTCCTCTCACTCTGACAAAATGAGCGAACGTACAGTAATTACAATGTACATATCAAAACATAAGTGTAGTAATGTGTAAAACAATATATTTATTGTAAATAAAATCACTTTCCACTTACAATTCGTGCTATTGGAATTGGCGATCGCAATTCTGGAATCAAGTTTTGCGAATATACGGGTTTCCCTCAAGAATGGTTGTTTGTAGATGCAAAAGCCCAAATTCATAGCCTTTTAGGTCTTTATCGCGGTTTATCTCTACAATTCCCTCTGCTATCAACTTCACAAAAAGCTTGGCTAAATTTAATGTTGATGTGTGCGGGGATTGGTAGCTTAGGAACGTTGAAGGAAGTTTTTCGGGGTTATAAAGGTGATAAAAAAGCACCGCAGTTAATTGCTGATGATGAAGTTGTAAGGGGTACGCCATTACCACCAATCAAAGGTGCATTTTTCAAAGCGGCTGGAGGAAAAAGTTTTCAGCGACCTTTTGAATTAGCAACCTTGCGCCTACGAAATATGACCGAAGTTTTGAGTAATTGGAAGATTGTAACCGCTCAATAATCCGGGGTAAATCACTCAGTGACAAGGCTCAAATGGCGTAAAATCATTCCTCAACTTGTAGTTCCCCCCGATTTATTGAGCGGATACGTTTAATCCTTGCCAAATTTGCAGAATTTTTGGGTCTAAAACTAACTTGCTCTTTTTACCTTCGGTAATAACTTGAGACAGTCCAGAGGTGCAAAGAAGAAAATAAAGACCGTGAATAGAATGGCACTAAGATAAGCGCAAATCTTTAAGTTATAAGGCTTTTGGGGTGTAAGGGTGTAAGGGTGTAGGGGTTGCACGGTCAAGAACTAATAATGAAATCAAAATGCCTAATAAATACTGTTCTTCTTCTAACCCCTACACCCCTACACCCCTACCCCCCTACACCCGGTCACAGCGAGAGTTTCATGTTTTCTTAGTGCCATTCGACCGTGAATATAAGGATAGGATTTTTGTACAGGACGTTTGAGGTTAATATCTATGGGATAACTCAATTGTAAATTAAGTTGTTGTAGATATTTAAGGGACAATTGGTGATAAGTTCTACTAACTTCAACGCCATTGAGTTGGAGAAGTTCTAAAATAGTTTGAAAATCCCGCAGAATTGTTCCTGGGGCAGGGCGGCCGCATCATGTCAATAAGGCTAGAATATTCTCAATAGGCTCAAAAATAATCGCATTAAGCCATACTTATTGACAAAGATTTTAGCGAGCGCTTTGAGCCTTAGAAAATAAATCAAGCCATAAATACTGATTTTTCGTTAGGTCTTAATCTTGGTCGTGATCAAGAGTACTTTAGATGCGTTCGCCCTGGACTGGTGATTGAGTAGGGGGAGCAAGAATAATGATATCTGGACTTGAATGAAAACCAATGCTGCTCGACTACTGGATAAACTAGGTATTGCATACCAAATCCTCAGCTATGAAGTAGATCCTGATGATTTGGCAGCTGAGAGTACAGCGCACAAAGTGGGACTTCCCCCAGAGCAAGTTTTTAAAACTTTAGTAGTCAGAGGTGACACAACAGGTATCTGTTTTGCTGTTGTACCGGGAAATGCTCAGTTGGACTTAAAAGCTTTGGCACGGATTTCAGGAAACCGCAAGGTTGAGACGGTTGCCCTGAAGGAAGTCCAGCCATTAACAGGATACATCCGTGGCGGTGTGACAGCTTTAGCGAGTAAAAAAGACTATCCTGTTTACCTTGATAAAACAGCAACCCTATTTGAGCAGATCACTGTTTCTGGTGGAATGCGAGGAATGCTGCTTCTGCTATCCCCATCTGACTATTTATGTGCGGTCAATGGCACTTTGGGAGCAATTGTACAAAATTAAGGGTCAGTGGATGGATTTGTTCTAGGTTATAAACTTGCTAAAACAAGCAATTCAGTTTGCCAACCTTCACTATGGCTTAAGGTAAGGACAGTATAACCAGTCTCGTACCTAAGATTATCGCGCTCAATTTTATCTTGCTTGCGCTGATCGGGGCTATCATGAACTGAACCATCACAGAAAATAGCGATCGCCTCCTCCTCATAAACAAAATCTGGTTTACAGTTCGCCTCTGGAATAAATTTCTGAGCAGCATTAGGTAATTTGTAGCCCCGTTGATAAATCTCTTGCAAAACCACACGCTCAAAATCAGAGTAAGGGTCTGTTTGCTCCAGCAATTTTTGATATTGCTGATCGCGAGAAAGCCCTTTGATTTGAGTAATAACGCTACTCTCCAGTAAGAGGTCAAGCCAAGGTTTGATGAGGTGACGATTTATCAGTGCATGGTCAAATTGATTGCGGTAAGAGAGCAAACATTCATAGCAAGCTTGAATACAACTGTCTTTAGGTTGTGTAAAATGACAAATGTCGAAAGCTGCATCAGCAATTTTTCTAAATGCCTCTGGTTTTTCTAATAGCTGAGAGAGTACCCCTGCACCACCTTCAGCAGCTTCCCAAAAAAGCAGGTATTTGCCTTCGCCTAGTCTTTCAGAGTCGAGTTCATCGGCTTCTAATTTGTAAACGGCTTGAATTGCAGTTTCTAAGGTGTATTGCAAGGTGGCAATAAAAGCTTCTCTGTCCTCAACAGGAACATTTAATGGCTCAACAATCAAAATATTGCAAGTATCATCAACCATTAAATTCACTTCGGTATGTAAGCTATCGGGTGTCTGTTGAGTCTGTGGATTTTTATAGTCGCCCCATACACCCGTTGTTGGATTGAGCTTAAATCCTCGTTCTTCTCTATTCTTCTTCAGCCCCCGATTAATTCGCCAAATGGTAGCTGTAGCTCCATAGGTTAATTTGAACAGTGGCGTACCGTCAGATGCTTGGACAATAGCTGATTCCCGCTTTTGGCTAGCATAGCGGAAATGAGTGGTGATGTTGTAGCCGTACTTGAGCCGTTCTTCTTCGTCGCAGGTAATGCGTTCTCGACGACGAGCGATCGCAGTTTCCATTGGCAGTACACGAGTCAATTTGGCTACATTGCCATGAGCATCAGGTTTAATTTCTGCACCGCAATTTTCACAAGTATCACGAAAATCGCCGTCGTGGTAATACCCGCAGTTAGCACAAACGCTCACCCGTTTATACTCGCCTTCAATGCCGCCAACAGGAACTTTAGTTTTGGCCACCATGAATTTACTACCTTCGTAGTAAAGAATATTATTGGGAGCAAATTCCCGTAATGCCATTGAGCGGGGGCGGGAGATGAATTCACCACCTTCACCAGCCGGAATAAATGCCCGAACCGGGAGGCGGGGAAAGTTAAACCCTGGTAAAAACCCTTCGGCGGCAAAGTAACGATAAGGATAAAATTCAAACTGGGAATTACTTTTGCCTTGGCTGTGTCCTACAAGTAGATCAATTTGTCGTTGTGCTTCTCGTGCCTGTGCTTCCGCATTGTTACGTTCTTCGGGAGCAACATCACCTCTAGCAAAACGGTCAATAGTACGACGGGCAGATTCTAACTGCTTAACTGACTCTATATATAAATCTCGCCAACGCTTACAGGCCCGGTCAAAAGCATTCAGAGCATTTTCGATGGTTAACTGTAACCAATTTACAGAATACCAAGAAGCTTTTTGCAGATCCTCTTGGCAGAAAAAGTCTGAGAAGATAGATTGGGCGGCTTGCAGACATTGGGTTAATTTGGCTTGGCTCAGGGTAAGTTGTTGGCGAATTCTGTCTTTGAGGGGATAGTTTTCTAATTCCAAATCCAAGATTTTATTCATGGAATCTTCCAAGTAAACCCCAGTGTGCGCCAGCCAAATCGAATACACATGAGATTTAATTAAATCCTGGTTGGCTAATTCTAATTTTGGTGGAGCAACTACCCCAGCAACCATTTGATTTTGTCGTTTGAAAAAGTATTGATCGTGACCGCTACCAATGGAAGCATAAGTAATTACTAAAGCTTGCTGTCCACTTCTACCAGCACGACCGCTACGTTGAGCGTAATTAGCAGGACTGGGGGGAACGTTTCGGAGATGGACAACGCTAAGGTCAGAAATGTCAATACCTAATTCCATTGTCGGAGAACAAAACAATGCAGCTAATTGTCCTTGACGGAATTTTTCTTCCCGTTCTTGACGGTCTTTGTTGCTTACCTGTCCGGTATGTTCTCGCCCTTCCATTGTTTGGATTTGCAAGGCATTGGTTTGGTAAAAACCTTGGAAAAATTGGTTAATGGATATATTGGGTTTATCGTTACCCTGCAAGCGACGCGATGTTAAGGGATCGGTAGGAATTTCCTTGAGGTTGGTTGCTTTCCATAGTAGTGAGTCTATGCGTAGCTGTACCTCAGATTTTTCTTGCACTAGGTAGCCAGCATCACATAAAGCATCAATTAGAGTAGTGATTAAGCTGTTGAACTCTACATCTGTTAAAAGTTGGTTACGGAGCGACCATGTATTTGGCGATCGCAAAAATCGTCCAATTTTGCTTCTAGTAGTAAGTTTAACTTTCGCTTTTTCATTACCACCAGTGCTAATAGTTGCCCAAGTTGCTAAGTATAAATATTCGTTCTCATCGAATACCCAAGGTTCTTTCAGAGCTTGAATGACTTCGCTTTTGAGTGAATCTTTTTGGTCTGGTTGTAAAAGTTTAGCATCAATTGCCAATTCTCGTCGCAAATGGTTGAGGAATGCTTGGGTAATTACGAAACGTTGTTGCGGAGTGGCTTGTAGTAAAAGAGGATGGCGGTGTTTTTGCCAAAGGTTGTTGTCAGCACAGTCTTCTTGTAGCCCATTGTACTCAATTACCAACAGGCCGCACTGTTCGAGGTTGGGTTGGACGATGCGCCATCCCCGACGCAAGTCTTCGTAAAGACGATATTCAATCAGTTTGCGAAAGGCTTCTTCATTGCGCCGCTTACCGCCACTAAATTCTGCTGGTTGCTTGGCATAGTCGTTTTGAGTAATTCCCATGTACTGCACGACAACGCTGGCTAATTCGCTGTGAGTGAGTTGCCCTTTGGCTTGAATTGCACCTAAAAGTGCAGCCCGTAAGAAACTGGTTTGGACAAAATCATTGAAATGCCCCGCTTGTAATGAAGCATCTTGACGATTATCGGTAAAGCTGAGAATTTTGGCGGCTTTGGCTTTATCCCCTGTGAAGACTTGCTTAAGTCGGCTGGTGGTAGAAAGACAAAGTAGAGTGGTAGCGGTACTGCGCCCTTCACTGCTGAGGCGAGAGAGTTTAGCAAATTCGTTTCGCTTCTTATCATGAAGTACGCCGCAGTTCAGACAGGTCAGAAAGGGCTTAGGAATAAACCAACAAGTGGTTCCTTGCAACAAGGAGGATGTAACTTTACCATTGGGTAGGATTTGGAGTTTGCGAGGAATAAACCGTACAAAGTCTTTTTTGGCAACCCGTCCTTTCTTTTTGGTTTCACTAAACCAAGAGTCAGGAAGTCTATCTTCATCGCTTGTATCCCACAGTTCTGGTTCATCTAGAGTAAGATAACCTTCAGTAATATCTGCATCGTCAGGACTGATATCCAATGCAGTGGGCAATTGCGGCAGGATAATATGCTTATCGGCATCGTAGCGCACGACATAATAATCCTGTCCACATTCCCGACAAAAAACAAGGGGATAAAGTAGGCGGTTGTCGGTGGTTGTATATTGACCTTCAAGGGTTAAATAGCGTTTGTCTCGACTTTCAATCGTGGCGTAAACGCTTCCCCCTTGAGAAATGAACTGATGTAGGCGAAAAGCAAGTCCATTAGTTTTACTTCCCCACAGAAACATCTGTTTGAGGACTGTTAAACAAATTTCCTCTGAAAGCTGGGTTTGTTCGGCAAGTTTGGTTGCACCCGTTTCTAAACTAATCGGTTGACGGCGGACGAGATGCCCTTCTCTTTCTTCTAAACCGAAGTTCATCTCGATCCAGTAGCTCAGGGAGTGGTTTCGGAATTCTGTTAGTGTTTGTTCTAAATCGGTTGGTAAATCTGCCAAGATTCCTTGGCGCAGTTGTTCAATAGTAGGTTCAGCACGTTGGATAGAACGTTCTAGGGTTTCATCAATGACATTTCCGGGTTTGATTTCCACGCCAAATAACTTACTAGCGACATCTGCCACAACCTGACGGCGTTGTTCGCGGGAACCGACCGTTGACATAGTGGCACTTGTACCAATGCAGAGTAATTCGTCATTACTTTTGCTACGCTGACGGAGTTTGCGGATTAATATGGCAACGTCTGCACCTTGTCGTCCGCGATAGGTGTGTAATTCATCCAGTACCAGGAATTTTAAATTGGGAGACTCTACCAGTTTATTTTCGTGAGTGCGTGAGAGCATTAACTCTAACATCACGTAGTTGGTGAGTAAAATATGGGGTGGATTGTTTTGAATTTCGGTTTTCCTGGTTAAACTTTCTTGTCCGGTATATTTTTCAACACGAATATGAGTATTCGGAACTTGGCGTAAAAATTTGTCGAGTTCTTCTTTTTGGGAGTTAATTAAGGCATTCATGGGATAAACCAATATTGCCCTGACTCCTGAAAATTCGGGATGACGCATTAAATCATCAAAGATCGGCACGACGTAAGTCATGCTTTTACCGGAACCTGTGCCTGTAGTAACAACGTAGGGTTCTTGGCGTTGTGCAGTTTCAAATGCTTGCTTTTGGTGGTAATGGAAAGTAAAGGGTGTGCCGTCTTTTTTGTAGAAATATTTCTCGCAGTCTGGATGAAGGCTTCGCTGTTGTACTAATTCTTTAACTGTTGCACCTTTTTTGTAACTGGGATTGAGTTGAACTAGGGGGTCAGTCCAAAGTTGCCCTTTGTCTAATTCTGCGTCTACAAATTCTTTGACTTTGCGATCGCGGATTTTGAGGAAGCTTTCTATATAGCGGCGGTAGTCGCCTATTATCTCGTTGCGGAAGTTGAAGATATCAAGCTCATTTGTAGTTGTTAACTCGTAGTCAGTAATGGAAGTTTGAGGTTGGATGTATCCTAAACGTTGGTTAATCCAGTCTTGAAGTTGGTGGTTAAAGGTTGGGGTAATTGTGGAGAAATCGAAAACTTCTTTAATTTCGGTTAACTGCCAATTCTCAGGGATAGCTGTAAATAAAAGTGTTAATTGCTCTGGAGTAACGGCAACCACACCTGAGCAATCTAATAATGCTAATTTTTGACCTAATAGAGTGCTGATAGATAAAATAGCATTCTCTGGTTGCTGGATTAATTCATTTAGCTTTACAGTTATAGCCATCTTTTTTATTAAAATTAATAATTAGGAATATTTATCTATCTGGTTTTACTACGAACCAAACAAATTGTCCCAAGCTTCTAGAACTAACCTTTGTGTGCGGTATTCACCAAACTGCTTAATTTCATTGTTCTTCAAAACGCGGAATGTTTCGCTAGGGAAGTCCACGCCGTAGACATCAGCAGGATCGAGGATATATCGCAGTTC encodes:
- a CDS encoding helix-turn-helix transcriptional regulator; translation: MSTNAIGELGDELMIIDKSLIASIRWNKELGRKLKILRGTESMQSLAKRAGCAYQLIQHLERGEYPESSPRNSAPTVSTEKLEGICQALSIKIEDFLGCPLVKLPQKIQNIA
- the ybaK gene encoding Cys-tRNA(Pro) deacylase, which translates into the protein MKTNAARLLDKLGIAYQILSYEVDPDDLAAESTAHKVGLPPEQVFKTLVVRGDTTGICFAVVPGNAQLDLKALARISGNRKVETVALKEVQPLTGYIRGGVTALASKKDYPVYLDKTATLFEQITVSGGMRGMLLLLSPSDYLCAVNGTLGAIVQN
- a CDS encoding DEAD/DEAH box helicase, which gives rise to MAITVKLNELIQQPENAILSISTLLGQKLALLDCSGVVAVTPEQLTLLFTAIPENWQLTEIKEVFDFSTITPTFNHQLQDWINQRLGYIQPQTSITDYELTTTNELDIFNFRNEIIGDYRRYIESFLKIRDRKVKEFVDAELDKGQLWTDPLVQLNPSYKKGATVKELVQQRSLHPDCEKYFYKKDGTPFTFHYHQKQAFETAQRQEPYVVTTGTGSGKSMTYVVPIFDDLMRHPEFSGVRAILVYPMNALINSQKEELDKFLRQVPNTHIRVEKYTGQESLTRKTEIQNNPPHILLTNYVMLELMLSRTHENKLVESPNLKFLVLDELHTYRGRQGADVAILIRKLRQRSKSNDELLCIGTSATMSTVGSREQRRQVVADVASKLFGVEIKPGNVIDETLERSIQRAEPTIEQLRQGILADLPTDLEQTLTEFRNHSLSYWIEMNFGLEEREGHLVRRQPISLETGATKLAEQTQLSEEICLTVLKQMFLWGSKTNGLAFRLHQFISQGGSVYATIESRDKRYLTLEGQYTTTDNRLLYPLVFCRECGQDYYVVRYDADKHIILPQLPTALDISPDDADITEGYLTLDEPELWDTSDEDRLPDSWFSETKKKGRVAKKDFVRFIPRKLQILPNGKVTSSLLQGTTCWFIPKPFLTCLNCGVLHDKKRNEFAKLSRLSSEGRSTATTLLCLSTTSRLKQVFTGDKAKAAKILSFTDNRQDASLQAGHFNDFVQTSFLRAALLGAIQAKGQLTHSELASVVVQYMGITQNDYAKQPAEFSGGKRRNEEAFRKLIEYRLYEDLRRGWRIVQPNLEQCGLLVIEYNGLQEDCADNNLWQKHRHPLLLQATPQQRFVITQAFLNHLRRELAIDAKLLQPDQKDSLKSEVIQALKEPWVFDENEYLYLATWATISTGGNEKAKVKLTTRSKIGRFLRSPNTWSLRNQLLTDVEFNSLITTLIDALCDAGYLVQEKSEVQLRIDSLLWKATNLKEIPTDPLTSRRLQGNDKPNISINQFFQGFYQTNALQIQTMEGREHTGQVSNKDRQEREEKFRQGQLAALFCSPTMELGIDISDLSVVHLRNVPPSPANYAQRSGRAGRSGQQALVITYASIGSGHDQYFFKRQNQMVAGVVAPPKLELANQDLIKSHVYSIWLAHTGVYLEDSMNKILDLELENYPLKDRIRQQLTLSQAKLTQCLQAAQSIFSDFFCQEDLQKASWYSVNWLQLTIENALNAFDRACKRWRDLYIESVKQLESARRTIDRFARGDVAPEERNNAEAQAREAQRQIDLLVGHSQGKSNSQFEFYPYRYFAAEGFLPGFNFPRLPVRAFIPAGEGGEFISRPRSMALREFAPNNILYYEGSKFMVAKTKVPVGGIEGEYKRVSVCANCGYYHDGDFRDTCENCGAEIKPDAHGNVAKLTRVLPMETAIARRRERITCDEEERLKYGYNITTHFRYASQKRESAIVQASDGTPLFKLTYGATATIWRINRGLKKNREERGFKLNPTTGVWGDYKNPQTQQTPDSLHTEVNLMVDDTCNILIVEPLNVPVEDREAFIATLQYTLETAIQAVYKLEADELDSERLGEGKYLLFWEAAEGGAGVLSQLLEKPEAFRKIADAAFDICHFTQPKDSCIQACYECLLSYRNQFDHALINRHLIKPWLDLLLESSVITQIKGLSRDQQYQKLLEQTDPYSDFERVVLQEIYQRGYKLPNAAQKFIPEANCKPDFVYEEEAIAIFCDGSVHDSPDQRKQDKIERDNLRYETGYTVLTLSHSEGWQTELLVLASL